From Proteiniborus sp. DW1, one genomic window encodes:
- the purN gene encoding phosphoribosylglycinamide formyltransferase yields the protein MSSVRIGVLISGNGTNLQALIDSIESGEINGRICVVISDREDAYGLIRARKHGIEALFINKKDFINNSDFNKKILEELKKRGIQLLVLAGYLRILSPEIIKEYRNRIINIHPALIPSFCGKGYYGERVHKAVLEYGVKVTGATVHFVDEGTDTGPIIFQKSIEVHNNDTVESLQKKVLEVEHTLLVKAVKMFCQGRLKVIDRKVLEV from the coding sequence ATGTCATCAGTAAGGATTGGAGTGCTCATATCTGGAAATGGCACTAATCTTCAAGCTTTAATTGACAGTATTGAATCAGGGGAGATAAATGGAAGGATATGTGTAGTTATATCAGATAGAGAGGATGCCTATGGGCTTATACGAGCAAGGAAGCATGGTATTGAGGCTTTATTTATCAATAAAAAGGACTTTATAAACAACTCAGATTTCAATAAAAAAATCCTAGAGGAGCTGAAAAAAAGAGGTATTCAATTACTAGTATTAGCAGGATATTTAAGAATTTTAAGTCCTGAAATCATAAAAGAATATAGAAATAGAATAATCAACATCCATCCGGCCTTAATCCCAAGCTTCTGTGGAAAAGGCTATTATGGAGAAAGAGTCCATAAAGCAGTTTTAGAGTATGGAGTAAAGGTCACTGGAGCAACGGTACATTTTGTAGATGAAGGAACTGATACAGGGCCTATAATATTTCAAAAATCAATAGAAGTTCATAATAACGATACAGTAGAGTCTCTTCAGAAAAAGGTTTTAGAAGTAGAGCATACATTGTTAGTTAAAGCTGTTAAAATGTTCTGTCAAGGAAGATTGAAGGTTATAGACCGAAAGGTTTTGGAGGTGTAA
- the purE gene encoding 5-(carboxyamino)imidazole ribonucleotide mutase codes for MKVAIVMGSESDFPVVERGIRILREFGVDTEIRVISAHRTPDKAVEFGKSAEEEGIEVIIAAAGKAAHLGGVLAAVSIVPVIGLPIKSSTLDGLDSLLSIVQMPKGIPVATVAIDGAENAALLAIQILSVKYESLREKLKEYRKKMAKEVEEKDKEINKRL; via the coding sequence ATGAAAGTTGCAATTGTAATGGGAAGTGAATCTGATTTTCCAGTGGTGGAGAGAGGAATAAGGATTTTACGAGAGTTTGGAGTAGATACGGAAATTAGGGTTATATCAGCCCATAGAACTCCAGACAAAGCAGTAGAATTCGGAAAAAGTGCAGAAGAAGAAGGCATAGAGGTTATAATCGCAGCAGCAGGAAAGGCAGCACATCTTGGAGGAGTATTAGCAGCAGTCAGTATAGTTCCAGTTATAGGACTACCTATAAAATCATCGACACTAGACGGATTAGACTCTCTATTATCTATAGTCCAAATGCCAAAGGGAATACCAGTAGCCACAGTGGCAATAGATGGAGCAGAAAATGCAGCATTATTAGCTATTCAAATTTTGTCAGTAAAATATGAAAGCTTAAGAGAAAAATTAAAAGAGTATAGAAAGAAAATGGCTAAGGAAGTTGAGGAGAAGGATAAAGAAATTAATAAAAGGTTGTAA
- the purM gene encoding phosphoribosylformylglycinamidine cyclo-ligase encodes MNNEGLTYKNSGVNVTSGYEAVKLMKSHVQNTFTKGVLSDIGGFSGMFALDKNQYDEPVLVSGTDGVGTKLMIAFIMDKHDTIGEDCVAMCVNDILCQGAKPLFFLDYIATGKLNPTKIASIVEGVSRGCIKSGCALIGGETAEMPGLYKENEYDLAGFAVGIVDKKKIISGDSIKEGDVLIGLPSSGLHSNGFSLVRKLFFNVYKYDIDHYFDELGSTLGEELIKPTKIYSNALIELNQKFNIKGISHITGGGFYENIPRMLPDGLRAIVDRKHVEVPPIFNVIQKLGHIETHEMYSTFNMGIGIVMAVDSKDADSIVEFLKTKDERAYIIGEIIKGEKEVYLCHQ; translated from the coding sequence ATGAATAATGAAGGATTAACATACAAAAACTCAGGAGTAAATGTGACATCAGGATATGAAGCAGTCAAGCTTATGAAATCACATGTGCAGAATACTTTCACAAAAGGTGTTTTATCAGATATAGGTGGCTTTAGCGGAATGTTTGCATTAGATAAAAATCAATATGATGAACCAGTATTAGTATCTGGAACTGATGGTGTAGGCACTAAGCTTATGATTGCATTTATTATGGATAAGCATGACACCATCGGAGAAGACTGTGTTGCCATGTGTGTAAATGACATACTCTGCCAAGGAGCAAAGCCTCTTTTCTTCTTAGACTATATAGCTACAGGGAAGCTGAATCCTACAAAAATAGCAAGTATTGTAGAAGGAGTATCTAGGGGCTGTATAAAATCTGGATGCGCCCTTATTGGAGGAGAAACTGCAGAGATGCCAGGATTATACAAAGAGAACGAGTACGACTTAGCTGGATTTGCAGTAGGAATAGTAGATAAAAAGAAGATTATATCAGGAGATAGTATAAAAGAAGGAGATGTACTAATTGGTTTACCTTCCAGTGGATTACACAGCAATGGTTTCTCATTAGTTAGAAAGCTATTCTTTAACGTTTATAAGTACGATATAGATCATTATTTTGATGAATTAGGCAGTACCCTAGGAGAAGAACTAATAAAACCCACCAAGATATATTCCAACGCATTAATAGAATTAAATCAAAAATTCAATATAAAAGGTATTAGCCACATAACTGGCGGAGGATTTTATGAAAACATCCCAAGGATGCTTCCAGATGGACTTAGGGCTATTGTGGATAGAAAACATGTGGAGGTACCGCCTATTTTCAATGTCATTCAAAAGCTTGGACATATTGAAACACATGAGATGTATTCAACCTTTAACATGGGAATAGGCATTGTCATGGCAGTAGACTCTAAGGATGCTGATAGTATAGTTGAATTCTTAAAAACTAAGGATGAAAGAGCGTATATAATAGGTGAAATAATTAAGGGAGAAAAGGAAGTATATCTATGTCATCAGTAA
- the purD gene encoding phosphoribosylamine--glycine ligase has translation MRVLVVGSGAREHAIVWKLAQSPKVTKIYSAPGNGGISELAQCVDIHAEDIDSLLTFALKENIDLTVVGPDAAVVDGIVDKFEEKDLKIFGPCKRGAMLEGSKEYAKNFMMKYEIPTARYAVYRKSQEAIEGLKNFTYPLVIKADGLAAGKGVLICANKDEAISAIISIMEDKKFGEAGNKIIIEEFLEGTEASLLCIVDGNKIIPLESARDYKRIFDNDEGLNTGGMGCISPNSALNKHMMKEVEERILNNVIKGIKEENLGYKGILFIGLMITSNGPKVLEFNARFGDPEAEVVIPRLENDIMDIFLKTLDGTIRKEDLKWSTKTCITVFLASAGYPESYEKDKVISGLDEIDKDIIVFHAGTKMKNKLVTNGGRVLAITTLADSIHEGRKKVYENISKIHFDGMQYRKDIGN, from the coding sequence ATGAGAGTACTCGTAGTTGGTAGTGGTGCAAGGGAGCACGCTATTGTTTGGAAACTAGCACAAAGTCCAAAAGTAACCAAAATATATTCAGCACCTGGCAATGGAGGGATATCAGAGCTTGCACAATGTGTAGATATTCATGCTGAGGATATTGATTCTCTACTTACTTTTGCATTAAAAGAGAATATTGATTTGACTGTTGTAGGACCGGATGCAGCTGTAGTAGATGGAATAGTGGATAAATTTGAAGAAAAAGATCTAAAGATTTTTGGTCCTTGCAAAAGAGGGGCAATGCTTGAAGGAAGCAAAGAATATGCAAAGAATTTTATGATGAAATATGAAATACCTACTGCAAGATATGCTGTATATAGGAAATCACAGGAAGCAATTGAAGGGCTGAAAAACTTTACTTATCCATTAGTTATTAAAGCTGATGGACTTGCTGCAGGTAAGGGAGTACTTATTTGTGCCAACAAAGATGAGGCTATCAGTGCTATTATAAGCATAATGGAAGACAAAAAGTTTGGAGAGGCAGGCAATAAAATAATCATTGAAGAGTTTCTTGAAGGTACAGAAGCTTCCTTATTGTGCATAGTAGATGGTAATAAAATAATCCCACTAGAAAGTGCAAGAGATTATAAAAGAATTTTTGACAATGATGAAGGTCTTAATACAGGTGGCATGGGCTGTATTTCTCCAAATAGTGCCCTTAATAAACATATGATGAAAGAAGTTGAAGAGCGAATATTAAATAATGTTATAAAAGGAATAAAGGAAGAGAATTTAGGTTATAAAGGAATTTTGTTTATAGGTCTTATGATCACTTCAAATGGACCAAAGGTGTTAGAGTTTAATGCCAGATTTGGCGACCCAGAGGCAGAAGTAGTGATTCCTAGGCTAGAGAACGATATTATGGATATTTTTTTAAAGACTTTAGATGGAACTATAAGAAAAGAGGATTTAAAGTGGAGCACTAAAACATGTATTACCGTTTTCTTAGCATCAGCTGGATACCCAGAATCATATGAAAAGGACAAAGTAATATCTGGACTAGATGAAATTGATAAGGATATAATAGTGTTTCATGCTGGAACAAAAATGAAGAACAAATTAGTCACAAACGGAGGCAGGGTTCTTGCCATAACTACATTAGCAGATAGTATACACGAAGGACGAAAAAAGGTATATGAGAATATAAGTAAGATACATTTTGATGGAATGCAGTATCGAAAGGATATCGGTAACTAA
- the purH gene encoding bifunctional phosphoribosylaminoimidazolecarboxamide formyltransferase/IMP cyclohydrolase — protein MMKRALISVYDKTGIVEFSRKLVEMGWEIISTGGTKQVLIEAGIKAIDISNLTSFPECFDGRVKTLHPRIHGGLLALRDNEEHLKTMEELEIQPIDMVVNNLYPFKQTILKEGVSHEEIIENIDIGGPSMLRAAAKNYRFVTVLVDPKDYDLVIEELKNKGQTSDSTREYLAAKVFQHTSGYDALISGYFNRKANIKFPDIITLTFDKKQDLRYGENPHQNAGFYTEVLETKGTLSDAIQLHGKELSYNNISDGNGALEILKEFDEPTVVAVKHGNPCGVGSGKTIEEAFIKAYEADKQSIFGGIIAANREIDEKTARMINEIFIEIVITPSYSESALEILKSKKNIRLLSLAGITKNEYSTYDMKKVLGGILIQDRDQNCLYEKLEVVTDRKPSDKELEDMLFAWKVVKNTKSNAIVLAKDNGTVAVGPGQVSRIWALENAIRQCGENSKGSVMASDAFFPFPDCVETAAKAGITAIIQPGGSINDSDSIETANRHGITMIFTGARHFKH, from the coding sequence ATAATGAAAAGAGCATTGATTAGCGTATACGACAAGACTGGTATAGTAGAGTTTTCAAGAAAGCTTGTTGAGATGGGGTGGGAGATTATCTCAACAGGAGGTACAAAACAGGTACTTATTGAAGCTGGAATTAAAGCTATTGATATCTCTAACTTAACTAGTTTTCCGGAATGCTTTGATGGAAGGGTAAAGACACTGCATCCAAGAATACATGGTGGATTATTAGCTTTAAGAGATAATGAAGAGCACTTGAAAACTATGGAAGAATTGGAAATACAGCCAATAGATATGGTAGTGAACAATTTGTATCCATTTAAGCAGACTATTCTAAAAGAAGGAGTCAGTCATGAAGAAATAATTGAAAATATTGACATTGGTGGTCCTTCTATGCTAAGGGCAGCTGCAAAAAACTATAGATTTGTAACTGTACTAGTAGATCCGAAAGACTATGATTTAGTCATAGAAGAGCTCAAGAATAAGGGACAGACTTCAGATAGCACTAGGGAATACCTAGCTGCAAAGGTGTTTCAGCATACCAGTGGCTATGATGCACTTATTTCAGGCTATTTCAATAGAAAAGCAAATATTAAATTTCCTGACATAATAACTCTAACCTTTGATAAAAAGCAGGACTTAAGATATGGAGAAAATCCTCATCAAAATGCAGGGTTTTATACTGAAGTATTAGAAACTAAAGGAACGCTGTCAGATGCAATCCAGCTTCATGGAAAAGAATTATCATATAACAATATCAGTGATGGCAATGGAGCTTTAGAGATACTAAAAGAGTTTGATGAACCAACAGTAGTAGCAGTGAAGCACGGAAATCCTTGTGGTGTAGGCAGTGGAAAAACCATAGAGGAAGCCTTTATAAAGGCATATGAAGCAGATAAGCAATCTATATTTGGAGGAATAATTGCAGCTAATAGAGAGATAGACGAAAAGACAGCTAGAATGATAAATGAAATTTTCATAGAGATTGTCATAACACCTTCTTATTCTGAATCAGCATTAGAGATATTAAAATCTAAGAAAAATATAAGACTATTATCATTAGCTGGTATAACTAAGAATGAATACTCAACTTATGATATGAAAAAGGTTCTTGGAGGGATATTGATTCAAGATAGAGACCAAAACTGTCTATATGAAAAGCTAGAAGTAGTAACTGACAGAAAACCATCTGACAAGGAATTAGAAGATATGCTATTTGCATGGAAGGTAGTGAAAAATACTAAATCAAATGCCATAGTTCTGGCAAAAGATAATGGCACTGTAGCAGTAGGCCCCGGACAAGTTAGTAGAATATGGGCATTAGAAAATGCTATAAGACAATGTGGGGAAAACTCTAAGGGTAGTGTAATGGCATCTGATGCGTTTTTTCCATTTCCTGATTGCGTAGAGACAGCAGCTAAGGCAGGAATAACTGCTATTATACAACCTGGTGGCTCAATAAATGACAGTGATTCAATAGAAACTGCAAATAGGCATGGGATAACTATGATATTTACTGGAGCAAGACATTTTAAACATTAG
- the purF gene encoding amidophosphoribosyltransferase encodes MDDKLKEECGVIGVYSKEQDVARMIYFGLYALQHRGQESAGIAVNKEGTINYYKEPGLVSEVFNNTKLDKLEGNLGIGHVRYSSENENLSVNAQPLVVKYKKGSIAIAHNGSIVNADSLREILEDDGVVFQTSNDSEVMANILARYHKDDIEKAVNRLMELIKGSYALVLLSKDKLIGVRDNLGIRPLCLGKIEDGYILASESCALDTIGAEYIRDIEPGEMVIIDENGVKSIFNDKWRKKKLCIFEYIYLARPDSKVDGVSVYLARKEAGKLLAKEHPVDADIVVPVPDSGTSAAIGYAEESGIPYSIGLIKNRYVGRTFINPNQSDREQGVKIKLNVLKENIEGKRVILVDDSIVRGTTSKKIVGMLKKAGAKEVHLRISSPPVIYPCYFGIDTPYREELVGANKTVEEIREMIGADSLGFLSKDGLINSTGQTGGFCLACLDGDYPMEIPRGEID; translated from the coding sequence ATGGATGACAAATTAAAAGAAGAATGTGGAGTTATTGGGGTTTATTCAAAGGAACAAGATGTTGCACGTATGATTTATTTTGGTCTCTATGCCCTTCAACATAGAGGTCAGGAAAGCGCAGGTATAGCAGTGAATAAAGAAGGAACTATAAATTACTATAAAGAACCCGGACTAGTCTCAGAAGTTTTCAATAATACTAAGCTAGATAAGTTAGAGGGCAATCTAGGTATTGGTCATGTTAGATATTCATCAGAGAATGAAAATTTATCAGTAAATGCTCAGCCCTTAGTTGTTAAGTATAAAAAAGGTTCCATTGCCATCGCACATAATGGCAGTATAGTGAATGCAGATAGTCTAAGAGAAATACTTGAAGATGATGGAGTAGTATTTCAAACCTCTAATGATAGCGAAGTAATGGCAAATATCCTGGCTAGATACCATAAGGACGATATTGAGAAGGCAGTAAATAGATTGATGGAACTAATAAAGGGTTCATATGCCCTTGTATTGTTGAGCAAAGACAAGCTTATAGGAGTTAGAGATAACTTAGGAATAAGACCTCTTTGTCTAGGAAAAATAGAAGATGGGTATATTTTAGCTTCAGAAAGCTGTGCTTTAGATACTATAGGAGCTGAATATATAAGGGATATTGAACCTGGAGAAATGGTCATCATAGACGAAAACGGTGTAAAAAGCATATTCAATGACAAATGGCGCAAGAAAAAGCTTTGTATATTTGAATATATTTATCTTGCAAGACCAGACAGTAAAGTTGATGGAGTTAGTGTTTATTTAGCGAGAAAAGAGGCAGGTAAATTGCTGGCAAAAGAACATCCAGTTGATGCAGATATAGTTGTTCCAGTACCAGACTCAGGCACATCTGCTGCTATTGGTTATGCAGAGGAGTCAGGAATACCTTATAGCATAGGCTTAATAAAAAACAGATACGTGGGAAGAACTTTTATTAACCCTAATCAGAGCGATAGAGAACAGGGAGTAAAAATTAAATTAAATGTTCTAAAGGAAAACATAGAAGGGAAAAGAGTTATTCTAGTAGATGATTCAATAGTAAGAGGGACCACAAGTAAAAAGATAGTGGGCATGTTAAAAAAGGCTGGTGCAAAAGAAGTCCATCTAAGAATAAGCTCACCGCCTGTAATATACCCTTGTTACTTTGGTATAGATACGCCATATAGAGAGGAATTGGTTGGAGCAAACAAAACAGTAGAAGAAATTCGTGAAATGATTGGAGCAGATAGCTTAGGTTTTTTATCAAAGGATGGACTCATAAACTCAACAGGTCAAACAGGAGGATTTTGTTTAGCCTGCTTAGATGGAGACTATCCAATGGAGATTCCTAGAGGGGAGATAGATTAA